One Halalkalicoccus sp. NIPERK01 DNA segment encodes these proteins:
- a CDS encoding MATE family efflux transporter — protein MADSSSSLTSGGLIRPMVRLAWPIVVFQVLQVAYNLADTLWLGQLSADAVGAISLAFPLVFLLIAIAAGFTTAGSILVAQYTGAESDASAGLFAGQTLAFVGLLATVLGVLGYFYTDPALSLLPSDPQTTARVIPLAADYMRVFFLGLPFLFGFYVFEALMRGSGDTRLPMRLMFVSVVLNVALDPFLIFGFDGNPLFAWLSLSSAEALLFSLTGFSGYGIEGAAVATVFSRGVASLLAFYVLFRTPSGPDVRLEHLRLDPANVWEITRLGVPTSLEQSANALALVVLTAMVVSFAPPVVAAYGLGNRLISLVFLPALGLSKATETIVGQNLGAEKPERAERAVRLAAGVGGGVMIGVAAVAVVFARPINAVFLGSDVPGAAETIALATDYLRIRAAEFAFIGVMQVVLGAFRGAGNTKTAMALSWLNLWGVRVPAVYLLAFTAGWGATGIWVGMTMGHIVGAVLAGTWFLRGTWKESVIEESAGPTPAVEK, from the coding sequence GTGGCAGACTCGTCGAGTTCACTCACCAGCGGCGGGCTGATCCGCCCAATGGTCCGGCTGGCCTGGCCAATCGTCGTCTTTCAGGTGCTCCAGGTCGCCTACAACCTCGCCGATACCCTCTGGCTCGGCCAGCTGTCGGCGGACGCCGTCGGCGCGATCAGCCTCGCCTTTCCGCTGGTCTTCCTGTTGATCGCCATCGCCGCCGGCTTCACCACCGCCGGGAGCATCCTCGTCGCCCAGTACACCGGCGCCGAAAGCGACGCCTCGGCGGGGCTGTTCGCCGGCCAGACGCTCGCGTTCGTCGGCCTGCTCGCGACCGTGCTGGGTGTTCTCGGGTACTTCTACACCGATCCCGCCCTCTCCCTGCTCCCGAGCGATCCCCAAACTACCGCGCGGGTGATCCCGCTCGCGGCCGACTACATGCGGGTGTTCTTTCTCGGCCTGCCCTTCCTGTTCGGGTTCTACGTCTTCGAGGCGCTGATGCGCGGGTCGGGCGACACCCGGCTCCCGATGCGGCTCATGTTCGTCAGCGTCGTCCTCAACGTCGCCCTCGACCCCTTCCTGATCTTCGGGTTCGACGGCAACCCCCTGTTCGCGTGGCTCTCGCTGTCCTCCGCCGAGGCCCTGCTGTTCTCGCTGACCGGATTTTCGGGCTACGGCATCGAGGGGGCGGCCGTCGCGACGGTGTTCTCGCGCGGCGTCGCGAGCCTCCTCGCGTTCTACGTCCTCTTTCGGACCCCCTCCGGTCCCGACGTTCGACTCGAACACCTCCGGTTGGACCCCGCGAACGTCTGGGAGATCACCCGACTGGGGGTGCCGACCTCGCTCGAACAGTCGGCGAACGCGCTGGCGCTCGTGGTCCTGACCGCGATGGTTGTCTCGTTCGCCCCGCCCGTCGTGGCCGCCTACGGGCTCGGGAATCGCCTCATCTCGCTGGTCTTCCTGCCCGCGCTCGGGCTCTCGAAGGCCACCGAGACGATCGTCGGCCAGAACCTCGGGGCCGAGAAGCCCGAGCGCGCCGAGCGGGCGGTTCGGCTCGCGGCGGGCGTCGGCGGCGGGGTGATGATCGGCGTCGCCGCCGTCGCGGTGGTCTTCGCCCGCCCGATCAACGCCGTCTTCCTCGGCTCCGACGTGCCCGGCGCGGCCGAGACGATCGCGCTCGCGACCGACTACCTGCGGATCCGCGCCGCGGAGTTCGCGTTCATCGGCGTGATGCAGGTCGTGCTGGGCGCGTTTCGCGGCGCGGGAAACACGAAGACCGCGATGGCGCTGTCGTGGCTCAACCTCTGGGGCGTGCGGGTTCCGGCCGTCTACCTGCTCGCCTTCACCGCCGGGTGGGGCGCGACGGGAATCTGGGTCGGGATGACGATGGGTCACATCGTCGGGGCGGTGCTCGCCGGGACGTGGTTCCTGCGCGGGACGTGGAAGGAGTCGGTGATCGAGGAGTCCGCCGGCCCGACCCCGGCCGTCGAGAAGTGA